CCTCTCCTGAAGcgcccattggccgcagttccctgttcccggccaatgagaaCTGTGGGGGGTAGTGCCTGGAggcgagggcagtgcacagagccctctgctccaccccacctccaggggctgcagggacgtggtcCTGGTCACTTCCAGCAGTGGCACGGGGCCTGCGGTGCCACGGGGGTGGCAATCCTGCGggtcagatccaaagccctgatgggccagtcTGGCGTGCGGGCagttgtttgcccacccctgttttacTTCCTTCTCATTTTTTACACTTCCCAGTGTTTCTTCTTGATTTGTTAACTGTGTTGCTTTAACTCTTGGCACTCCTGATCTTGGGAAGTTGGGGAGGCAgttgttggggagggggaggagagaagaggtcaAAGCATGGAATGAGACTCCCCAGGGCATTGCTAATTTAAATACTTGGCATACCCCAAGCAGCAGCactatgaaaatattttatttgcccTGAAGCAGTGGCGTATGCAGGACTATCCATGGTGGTCCTACCATAGCTCCCTCAGTACTTACGGGGGGGTTGAAGAGATGGCATTGGAGGGGTGAGTGGATATTTTGGTAAGATACCATGGCCTTCCAAGTGGGAGTTGTATAGGAGTCAAGATAAAGGCAAGAAGATCACTTTTGGATATAGTATGGAAGTATTGATTTAACTAGTGACTTCCTTAGATTTTTAATGTCTCGATTGAAAATGCTCTTGAGCAGCCTTAATGTAAATTAGATTTCTTTGTGTAGTATAAAATAGTGCATAAACATAAGGGGGTGTATTAGTTATCATAGCAGCTAACTTTAAATTTCCTACATCTCTTTTTCACTTAAATTCTCAACCCTACACAGCATAGAACAGTTActgttaaatatttattatttatattaactTGCCTCTGCTATTTGAAGCCATGTCAGATAATCAACTGGTAAGATTTATACATTTATTTTCCCTTCTCTAAAACATGCACTgagcccccaaccctctgctgcaTTATTTGACAAAACTATAGGCTTCAGATTTACTGTATCTCCAATAGGTCTGCAATAGAGGACTTTAAATGGGATGTATAGTATTTATGGGTCACCAAGAGGATACTTAAGGTCTTGTGTCTCACTTAATTTAAAGGTATTTTGTCAATAATGCTTGAATGTGCAAATCTTGTgaaattgtaaagcactttgcttGGAACGCTGAAGGTCCATCTGAGATTTCTTTGTCTGGGGCACTTAGTATTTTCCAACTGTTGCATTCCAGAACCCCTTTTTCAGACTGTCATTATTACACTTTATATTTCCTGCTTTCAAACAGCCACTTTAATGTTTACATTTTTAGTATTTAAATGTGAAAGAAATTAGTTGTTAGGTTAAGTATTTAGAATTGCCGTCTTTGTTCTTGGTTACTGAACTCGGTCTTTAGCTTTCCAAAGCACATTGCAGTATCTTGCCCTACCGTGGTTCCTGTGGAGCTATTAATGTTCTAAGTAAACACAATCAGTGCAGTTCACTTTTTAAGGGGTGAGGAAGATGTTTGCTAGTTTACTCTGACATGTTTTTCTGGTATGTGTATCTTATGAATCCCATATATGGAGCATTGCATTGCactacatatttttttctttactttattTACTTTCAAAGTCCCATGAAGAAACTTCATAAAGTCAACTCAAATTTTACACTTGATCAAAATTATGGAAATACTATTTTCACGTACCATTTGGATTAATATTTGGCCTTTGAAACCCTTCTCACTATATGGCATAATTGATAGGGCACCCAGAACGTGCACCAAGAAATTCCAGCTTCCTGGATCAAAGGGCTAGTTAGTCCCAGAAGTTCATGTGCTAAGTAGAAAAGCAATGTAGTGGTGTCAGTTTTTTCTATAAGGGAATAAAATGTTTGTATTTAAAATGAGGCAAAATGATAGCATAACATTGAAGAAGTGCTAATGTTAATCCAAGTAAGCCTGGTGAAATATGATTGTTGTGAATAATCAAAACATCTGAGAATTATGCTATGCGAAGATTTAACCAAAGAAGTTTTCTATGAAATGCATATTTAGTGAAGTTTAAAGTTAGAGGGAAAAAATGTGTGAGGTAATGTTTTACTTCGTTCACCTTGtatgtctaatatcctgggactgacacggctacaagAACACTGCATTTGTATTTCTGAACTAACAAGTAATTTTAGTGTTCTAAAGCTAGCTAATTTTCTTTTCCGTAAAAACCAGTTAATGCATCTTATGTTTTGTAGGCTTCCCACTCTCCCCCtgcaaaaaaaatccatgaaaaaaCCCTTGAGCAAATATAAACTATTCAGACACTTGTCACTCCAAATTATGgaaaaacaactaggagtccttgtggcaccttagactaagtCTTtggtttttactgatacagactaacacagctacccctctgaaaccaaaTTATGGAAGCTGTAATATTGGCTATTGGTTACATCACTTGCCTTAAGTATTTCCTGCTGTGCGGGGTCTGTTGTTTTTAGTTTATTACCAGCAATTTTACCTACACAGTGTAGGAGCAGAGATGGGATTGTGTGGAATGAACTAAACTTTCTGGAGATTGAATCCAGGTCACTTGGCTAGCATCCAGATACTTGACAATAATAGGGAAAGGAGCCAATGAAcctttttcattctttctgtTCCAGTGAACTGAAACATAGAGGCAGGGAGAAATTTTAATAAATGGAATTGCTTTCTGTATAAGAATTTTAAgtaggggggtgtgtgtgtgtgtgtgtgtgtgtgtgtgtgtgtgtgtgtgtgtagagagagagaaagaacactACTATTTTTGATAAACATCTTGTTTTAAAACAGCTGGATTCTCATTCTTGCCTCCTCCAATACACTATTaattttgcttaatttttttGAAATACTTACAATAGCTTTTCTTTGGTGATTGTAAAGTGAAGTGACATTAACAAAATAAACTATCTTGATTTAATGTTAGAATAATTACCTCGTTGACAGAGAAAATTGTTGCTGGTACAGCATGCTGACAACTTTTTACTAGACATTTTGCACCTTGTCAACCTAAAACTTTCTTTACTGATAGCCATGCTATGCAGAACAGAGTAGTCCACACTGTACTAATTACCAATATATGCTATGTGTCTTTTTACAGAAGATGCAGACTACAGTGCCTTTGGTACGGATACTATGACAAGGAAGAAAAATGTCTTATCAAATGTGTTGCGTACGGATAACCACAAAAAGAAACCACATATTGTCATTAGCATGCCACGAGACTTCAGACCGGTGTCGTCTATTATTGATGTGGATATTCTCCCAGAAACCCATCGCAGGGTGCGACTTTACAAATATGGAACTGACAAACCACTTGGATTCTATATACGGGATGGCTCTAGTGTCAGAGTAACTCCACATGGATTGGAGAAGGTACCAGGGATTTTCATATCCAGGCTTGTTCCTGGAGGCCTGGCTCAAAGTACAGGCTTACTGGCTGTTAATGATGAAGTACTGGAGGTAAATGGAATAGAAGTCTCAGGGAAGAGTCTTGATCAAGTTACAGACATGATGATTGCAAATAGCCGTAACCTGATCATTACAGTGAGACCAGCAAATCAACGAAATAATGTTGTTAGGAACAGTAGGACTTCTGGCAGCTCAGGTCAGTCTACTGATACTAGTCTTCCAGGTTACACACCACACACTGTGCAGAACTTCCATCCAGAAGAAGAAGACAGTGATGAAGATGACATCATTATTGAAGATAATGGTGAGCCACAGCAGATTCCAAAAGCTGTCCCTACCAGTGAGAGTCTGGAATCATTAACACAAATTGAACTCCTTCATGACTCAACACAAAATGGTTTCATTCCTTTTAGTGAAGTAAACTTATGTCATTCAGCAGGCAACGTTAGCATGGAGTATGAAATACATGATCCAGACAAAAAGTCCTTAGAAGATGGGACAATTATAACGCTATGAAACTGCCTCAATGGTGTATTTTACATTAACTGAAGATGCCATACAACTTTTAATTTTGCTTGATGTGTAATGCAATTTATACCTCTCAACCTACCAGTCCTTAAGACCTGCAAACAAACGtaaggaaaaacagtaaatgcAGGAATCTTAAAATTATGTGGGCTGATTAATGTCAGCTTTATAATTCTGTAATtccatgtaaatattttgtaaagATACAAGGTAGATGACCCTGGCTGTGACGGGACAGCGGTAAAATGAAGGATGGTTGAGAGGTATTGACCGCATGTTTACTTCCAGAGGTACTTATACTACTGGTTTTAAAGAGTAAATTTCCATTACCATGTGAGGTGGATCAGATAGTGAAGCTGCATGTCTAATCCGAATTTATGGTCATGTGAGTTTACCCCTTAATGACACAATTATCTTAAAATTCTAATGTGAAAGTCTTACTAGTATTTCTCTTGTACCTTGAGGACCAGTTCTCTTCTCTTAATTTACAGTATTGTATAAGGTTGTCTTTTATGCTGGGCTTAGTCACTAACTGTAGTAAATTACATTATGTAAATGTCTAAAGAAATCAAATACAAAATTAATAGGATGAAAATAACATTTTACCTGATTCCTGTTTCATGCTCCAAAAATGATCATGTTAAAAGAGATCAAGATTCTTACAAATGAGAGGAGAGTTATTTGAAATTGATGATCAATGAACACTTCTGTCTTAATATTAAAAAATTATTATCCAGCACAGGTTAGAGCAACTtatcacttgatttttttttaaaaaggtttaggCTTTGTAAAACTAACTTGAAAACTTGTGCTATTACAACGTCAAAATTTATAATGAACTAAATTATAAAATGCTGTTCTTTAACATGCCACACCTGGTAGGGTATCTTATTTTGAATATTAAAAAACTGCtataggaaaaaaaccaaaatattgaaAACTAAAATCCTAATGCTGCAAACCCTTAAGCAGGAATGTAAATTGACTCTCATGAATAGCTGAAtagttcattgacttcagtagaactactcATGTGGTTTGTTTGCAGCATCAAGGGCTAAAATAGTATTGGTATTTAAGAAATAAATTTAAGACATAAAATTGTCTTCAAAACAAAATTAGTTAGCTGCTAATAATGAAAATCTATTAACTTTTAATACATTAACACAGTTAACTTTTTATACATACAAGCTAAGATCTTGAAAAATAACCTTCTGAAGGCGGAATTTTCAGGTGTTAAGTTCCTTCAAACTGCAAGGCCTGATGGAATACAGCCTGGTTAAAGTACTTCAGCCTTCTTGACTTGTGAAACTTCACTCTAATGGAAAGTGGTGTTAGCTGCATTTGCAATTTGCTTATCAGTTTTGTATTTATCTCAGTAAGGATGTAGCTTCTTAGCAGAACAAATTTCTGTGTAAGATGTGAAATTCTACAGTCAGGAAACTGACCTCCTGAGATTCTTTCCAGCCCAAATTTCTATGATTTCTAAAGAAACAAGAACAAAACATCCACTTAACAGTTTGACTttaaatagaaagaaaagaaagaattaaCAACAGGTACTCCTGGGGAAATCCTGCaccaaaaatttttaaaaaaaaattcgcacagtattttaaaattctgcatattttactaATCAAAATAACACACTATCATGGCAGTTTCAATTTtggtaattttatttcaaaatacttgtcagcaagtatgtctaacAATATAGACAACAAAAAAGGCTCAGgacattttttttgacaaatagattccttaccatgagtattaatacagaactttgagtaacaatttatttaaattacaatacagaaatgtatttcagTGCCCCCaggcctttgcactgcttctgaggagtGTCAGGGGTAATGGAAGAGCTGAAGGGGGAAGTAATTGCTAGGAAGGAACCTGGGaatgaacctggagggttgttaggtgtgggtgggagaagtatggaacagatttttttttttgtggggatgggggtgaTTTTTATGGAGTTGTGGTCTTCCCCATGCAGATGCTGGCTGACCCCTTGCCTCTCCCATTTAATCAGGCACATCTGGCttgtgtgtccctgcaccccgaTTTCCCATTCAGTTAGGCATCTCTGTGCATCCTCGTGTTTCCCGGCACCCTCCCTCAGCCAGGCATAGCTCACCTGTCTCCATGTGTCCCTACATAGCCACtcccccatccagccctgcacccccacaccctgtTCAGCCAGGCATTGCTCCCGattccatgtgtccctgcacccctaaTCAGCCAccatccccccacctccacccccccatCTCCATGGGGCCCTGCATCCCCACTTCCATTCAGCCCCTGGCACAGTGCggtcaccccactagctcctgtaCCCTGCTCTGACCAtccactccccctcccttctccccatacCCCATGCCTCTTCATGTGGCCCTGCCAGCAGGAGCCTGTGAGGAAGGCAGTTTCCCTCTCCATGGctggctgctctagcctgtgAGCCTGCTGCCCTCTCCTGGTGCCACCTGGTGAGGGAAAGGTGtaattgcagcttccctttgcctcCCTGTTAGAATCTGCTGGGGACAaaagtgcagaattcccccaggagtaaatgcaaatttaaaaatggattttttaaaacttcttaTTTTTTATCCATGCTGTTGCTGTTTATTTAGGGCATGTGTCTTACTCTAAAACTGGGTTTGGTTTTTATTCCTTCAGCAATGGGACTTCTTTCCTGTATCATGATAGTTTGCATTCCCATGCCTTTTTATTTACTTGAATGTATTGCAAGTAATCAAAGTGGTAAAATGCACTTGGATTAAGAGAAGAGAATGAGATCCACAGATACAGATGA
Above is a genomic segment from Gopherus flavomarginatus isolate rGopFla2 chromosome 11, rGopFla2.mat.asm, whole genome shotgun sequence containing:
- the PARD6B gene encoding partitioning defective 6 homolog beta, producing the protein MNRTHRGAGGSRGPGTMEVKSKFGAEFRRFSLERTKPGKFEEFYGLLQHVHKIPNVEVLVGYIDIHGDLLPINNDDNYHKAVSTANPLLRIFIQRKEDADYSAFGTDTMTRKKNVLSNVLRTDNHKKKPHIVISMPRDFRPVSSIIDVDILPETHRRVRLYKYGTDKPLGFYIRDGSSVRVTPHGLEKVPGIFISRLVPGGLAQSTGLLAVNDEVLEVNGIEVSGKSLDQVTDMMIANSRNLIITVRPANQRNNVVRNSRTSGSSGQSTDTSLPGYTPHTVQNFHPEEEDSDEDDIIIEDNGEPQQIPKAVPTSESLESLTQIELLHDSTQNGFIPFSEVNLCHSAGNVSMEYEIHDPDKKSLEDGTIITL